In Gossypium hirsutum isolate 1008001.06 chromosome D01, Gossypium_hirsutum_v2.1, whole genome shotgun sequence, the genomic window AAGATTGAAATTTAATGACAGACAGTTGGAAATTATATTCACTGGTGTTTAAGTGGCATTTAAAGAAGTGAAAAAACTGTAGCATTGTGTGGTTCCTGACTTATATAGTGCCATAAGATTTCCTAGGCTTTTGTCTTGGGGTCAAGCTGTGCTAATTATCTTCATGAGAAATGGTGTCTAATGATAGAAACAGCTAAATAACATTTGAACACAAAACATGGTAACATGTTGGCTTTTGCTTGCTTACCTGTCTTGTTGATTTGGAATCTTTATAGTTAGGTATGAGTAAGACAAAACTAATCTAGTTGTAACAGAGGTATACAAAAATTATACTGTTTTTATTTATCTGTAGCAAGGACAAAAACTTTGATGAAAAGAGACTACAGTTTTCTGTCTGTGGTTGATAGTTCCTTTGTTTTCCTTGTAGTTTTCTTATATGTTACCCGGACTCGAAGTTGTTTGTTATAATTATTTGGAGGATCATATATAACTTTATTACACATGTTTTTGAACAACTATTTGAAATATTTCATTTAAGTCATCAGGTTGTTAAAATCGTTGTTATATAGTCTTATTTGTTCGCACCATCTACATTCACCGTCATATTGActtggatctaaagtatgttcttctacttgtcaATGGTATTGATCCATCATACTGGTTGCCGAATTATCACTTGGAGCTCATTAGCCGgactttaaagaaaaaaatggaacaGTTCAGTGACTTGAATGAAatctttcgaatagttcaataaccattttataatttttttaaattgagtgaccaaaatataaacttactaatagtttagtaccTTTTAAGTGTAGTTTACCTTTTTCCTTTCTCTCTTGAAGTAGCGTTATCCAACACCCATATCTAACGGATATCCCGACATAAGTATATGAATGTACTTCAAATGACCCTCTGAACACATGAGTTTCTTTGGATACAAATATTTTCCATATGTTGGCTAATCATGTGTGACTTTCCTTGCAAAACATTTCGAGTAATAAAACCAGTATTGTGGTGCAGATATTGGTGGACACATGGTTTAAAGGCTCTCGCTTCTTCTGTTACATTCCTTGCCCCATgaacaagtaaaaaaaagaaagtcAACTTTTGGAGATGAGCTTTACCATGTAACGTAGTGAAGGTAtgtgacattttacacttttatatACAGCCTTGAGAATGCCATTGGTTGCCATAAGCTGATaactgatatatatgtatatataaagattttatattttaggtaACACACCTTACGAATGAATCGAATGTTgccacttaattaaaaaaaaaagttgtttacgtgttttcttttattttttttaattaggtaTTTGATCCGATAGATTGAAATATGTCACAActccttatatttttatttttagaatttagtcttttcacttttcagatttcaaaatttaagttcaattgttaatattgttaaaattattttattaaatttaggtttATTACAACATATTTTTTTGTTAGATGGCTAtttaatgagtttttttttaatttcaaaatatcacatcaataaattttaaaaaaataatataacaattagacttaaattttaaaatttaagaagtcgaaaattaaattcctaaaaataaataaaacaatgtaACCTTCCAATTTACTCTAGTATGAATTTAGAATCCTTTTCATACGTAAAGTTCGGAAGAAATGGGTTAAACTTTAAACATAGCGTCCAAtagttctttaaaaaaaatttccattgcCAGGACTCGAATCCGAGTTTTTTTTGGGTGAGAGTCAAGTATCCTAACCACCTAAACTACAACAAATCTACAACGGATATTAAAATTACTCATTAAGTGAATTTTCTTATACCCTAGTAAAGCCAGACAAGTGGCATTCATGGGAGTAACCCTTCGCGAACCTTCAACGATTATGCTTGCACACGGTCCACAGCTCATCCCTCGTGACACATTTCTCGTTGTATCCACCTTGTCATAATCGTCACGTACAACCTCGAGGAAAGGAATGTTAGAGAAGAACAACGACCATGTAGGATCATGCAATACACCCAACAATTGTCTTGGAATGGCACTAATAATCGTGTCATGCATTGAGGTTATGAATCAACACAATTAACTTCAAAAATCTAGCGGTGTATTGCAAGTATAAtaggttaaattataatatttgtaatgttacaatggaacacccgAGTATTTTAAGTATCGAACTTAAGAGAGTTTGAGGACAAAGTAATCAATATGCAACAAGTATGCAAATGGAAAGTCTAGCTAACTACTCGCTAGGTACCATATTATGGCAATTCATAATCAAGCGTAAAtacactaaattaattaaataacactaagaaggattaaattgtaaaacatgtaaaattaTGCTCAAGACACACAAGCGACTAGTTGACTTTCGTTGTTGATTAGTATTTTGATTAGGGATCTAAAAATGTTTAAACTTCTAATGGACTCAATTTTTTCTCTCGGTcaccattttaccaaattaaatgatttagttcattttatctctcgacctcactgaATTAACTCGGGATAATCAAATTGGTGCTCATTAGGAACTCCTTATGGTCTCACCTATCTAAATATTCATCTAGAGGCATCAAATCACCATAGATTTAGTCCAATTTTTACAATGTAGTCTCTATGCAAAAAACTAACTAAACAATATTTCTATCAACCAATTACCATGGATTTAGTTACCTAacatcttttttatttatttaaacaataaCCCAGGACATACTCAAATCatacattaaaataaacataagaTTAGGGTTTAAAAGGCTTGGAAATTTCTTGGTGGTTGTTTGAAAAAGATGATGACAACAATAATGGGGATGAAAAATACCAACAGAGATTAGATTTTTatactttgaaaagaaaatggagCTGAAATATAGTAAAGATtttggatgaaaataaaaatacaaagtgAGTTTTGCGTACCAAAGTGCAATTAATACAAGAGCAACAGTAGAAATTAACTAAACTACAACTAAAAAcaagaaaaagctaaaaattaaaccctaaaacatGAAGCCCATTCTGAATATGTTTTCCTCAAGGTTGGGCCATCGTCGTCTTCCTACATCAACTCAAATACATCGTTAGGTTCCCTGTGACACCGTTTAGTCAATTTTGGTCTTAAAATGATCAAAACtcaactaaaaacatttattaatgGTCGAAGTTAAAACTCGACAAAAAGCGTAGAAAAGACACTTAAATTGTTTAAGAATAAGTTCCTCAAGTGTACTGAAAAGTctaatttgacgtatcaaattatGAAAGATCAATTAACAATTAGACAACAAGCACAACCATGCAAGCTATTGTATTGTTGACTATGTGGCACTATGGAACAAATGGTGACCCATTATATACTCAAAAAAAATGGtactttctgttaaaaatttcatctatttttactgttaaaaactgacaTGGCTAATAGAATGACCAAACAATTTCACGTGCCATGTTATGTGTACCTCATGTTGATGCATAAggattaatttttaacattataaGCGGATGGAATCTATAACAGAAAGACCAAATTATtttttgatctaacgtacaatTTGGTTGACAATCATGATACTCTTACTAAAATTCGTATTACTAAAATTCAAGAGAAAGTACAATTTGACTCTTAATACGATGACaatcatgatacttttacctcaAATTATCATATTTTCGCAAGAATATTAGATAATTTAACAAAAGTGAGTAGCAACAGATGATAGTAATACGAAAACATTAGCTTTGAATTTTAGTGTAGTTAGTTTGattatatttatgatttttttttatatattcctatctttccaatatttttttatgcttatagaagaaattgaaacattaattatgttaacaaatACATCATTCAATTGCCATgaagactttaaaaataaaataaattaaaaagactTAATATGAATCCAATTTTGAAGGTTGATACTCATTACGACCTTGGAACTGTATTGCTTCTAACACAAGTTAATGGACTCAAAATAACAAGAATAAAAACTATTcatcaataataataacaatacctCAACCCCTTAATTAAGAGAGTGCTAGAGTTAGTAGGATATTAATtcagttaaaaataatatatatatttacaaagtaaatcattttattatgagagtatttttttctttttttatatttttataaaaaaaatcaataaaagctcaaaatcatgaaatttaaattaaaaaaaaacactataaATTTTAAACCTCAACATTACTATTTCAACCAATTCTTATTTTTCTtctaaatatgaatttttttaataaataatagattAACACACCCAATAGAGGatgtaaaagaaattatgtataacatatataataaccaaatgtatttttgtttgaaatgttaaaattttataatgtgtcTTCTTAGGGAAAAATTTTtaccttaattttaattttaaatcaatttttatagatataaaatataaaaaaacataaaataatttattattttatgaaaattatttaatcatttttaattaagttgatgagcaatttatttgtaacaccaactcaattacaaaatcaaatataatatagaaaTGGATACTTTTAGGTAATTTTTATTCACAAAGACCATGAGTGTCAAAtaataatttcttttcatttagcTTAGGTATTAATTAACGATGTTTGAATTGGATTTAAAAAATGacattaaatatcttttaaatatttttaaatttaaataaatttttaatcaaacCAATCCCGCCTCCGATCCAATTAAAAATATTGGTATTCGTGTAAACTTAATATAAAAATCTTTAGAAAACTTGACGTCACAAGTCAAATAATATTTTCTTAAGCTTATTTTAAGTAAAACGATATTAAATACAGGTAAACtatcaaaaaaagaaatttacaaactaataaataaaagaacaaattaaatatattccAAAAAAAGCTGCTCATAAGAAAAATTCTCCAAAAACACACACCGTTCGAGTTCGACGATTTGAAAATTCTCTCTCTGTATATCGCTTTCTTCGTTTTTTCAGCTGTTTGAATCCATCGTAGAAACCTCCAATTTTGTCGTTTTAATGGAGGCAATCAGAAAACAAGCCTCCCGGTTCAGGGAACAGGTCGCCCGCCAACAACAGGTTCCCTCTCCCTTTCTTAATTTCCTTTAGATCCGATTCAAAACTTCGTTTCTCAGCTTCATCCATGATCTCGCTGTCTCTAAATTGTCACTCAATTTGTTTATTCGTTTTGTATTATTCGATTTGCTTTGTCTGTTTAATTTCGTGATTTCGATTATGCTCTCCTTTcgaatttttttaaactaaactttggATCTATTCCCATGCGCCTTAGCGCGTTTATGATTAGTGAATCGTTTCGATAGAATTTggaaataattaactgttatacgaatatgaaatgaaaaattatcatctgaatttaaaatttaaagttggaGAATGGAATTGAAAATCCGTTGTATGTTGAATATATACTAGAAACCTTTCATTATGTTCTATTTGTTTATTATAAGCAGCTTAACACGTCAATTCAAATGCTTGATTGTGTAATTTTTCTCTTTTGAACTCCTTCCATAAGTTCCGCTAACAATGGCTCTGTAATGTGTCTCtaaattttcactcaatttgtttatttgttttgtaTTACTCGATTTGCTTTGCCTGTTTAATCTTCGTGATTTCGTTATGCTTTCCTTTCGAATTTTCTTAAACTGAACTTTGAATCTATTTCTATGTGGCTTCGCACTTTTATGATTAGTGAATCGATTCAATAGAATTTggaaataattaactgttatgtgaatatgaaatgaaaatttgtcatctgaatttaaaatttaaaggtgGAGAATGGAATTGAAAATCCGTTGTATGTTGAATACATATTAGAAACCTTTCAGTATGTTCTATTAAGTTTATTGTTATTATAAGCAGCTTAACATGTTAATTCAAATGCTTAGACTGTATAATCTCTCTTTTGAACTCCTTCGATAAGTTTCACTAACAATGACTGATTATTTTCATGAATGTTACTTCAGGCTGTTCTCAAACAGTTCGGTGCCGGGGGATACGGAGGTTCTGACAATTTAATTACCGATGAAGCAGAACTTCAACAACATCAGAAACTTGAGAAGCTGTATATATCAACGCGTACAGCCAAGGTTGTTTAGTTGTTCTCTAGTGTCAACTTTTGCCTCgtttgatttctttatttatattagTTGATTTTGCTTTTACAGCATTTTCAAAGGGATATTGTTCGTGGCGTGGAAGGATATATCATCATCGGGTCCAAACAAGTTGAAATAGGTGTGTTGGTGAAGCATTTGTTAACATAGAAATTCCACTTTGAATGACGTTGTTTTGTTTGTATACATTTTTTTCTGAAGAAACCAAATTATCCGAGGATAGCAAGAAATATGGTTCAGAAAATACTTGTACTAGTGGCAATACGTTATCAAAAGCTGCATTAAGTTTCGGACGTGCTCGTGCTCACATGGAGAAGGAGCACGGGAATCTGTTGAAAGCTCTTGGCACACAGGTTCCgttacaatttttaaattttaggtttCTATGTTAATGAGTCTGTGGAAGGAGGCTTGTGTTTAATATGCAATTTGATAACCTGTACATGGATTATTCTTTTGGAAtttgtagatttttttttaacCTTCTCCCTGATTACTGTCAACAATTTAATCATCTAAGTCATATTTTGAACGGTTTGATTTGTTAGGTTGCTGAGCCACTAAGAGCAATGGTTATGGGATCCCCTTTGGAGGATGCGAGACATCTTGCTCAGCGTTATGACAGAATGCGACAAGAAGCCGAATCTCAGGTTTTATATCTTACTGATGTGTTGGATATGTGCTTGTATTAACTTCCTATGGATATATAGTCATTCATGCATATATAGTTCTGAACACAATTAGGTTCTAAGTGTGAAAGACTTGAAGCAAACTAATTGGTTGTGAAGATGGGGCCCTTTTATAGGGAGATGGCGAAAGTTATATTCCTTCTGTTATCTCTAGAGAGTTGTTGATATGCGCTTTGTGATTTATGATCATGCTATAAATATTTACCCCTTGTGAACCTAGACAGACAATTGAAGTCTCCAAACGCCAAGCAAGAATGAGGGAAATGCCCGGAAATCACGATCTTGTCATGAAATTGGAATCAGCAGAGACAAAACTGCATGATCTGAAGTCAAACATGTCAATATTGGGAAAGGAAGCGGCTTCAGCGATGGCCACTGTTGAAGGTCAACAGCAGAGGTTAACACTACAGAGACTTATTGCTATGGTAATCCGAATTTCCTTATGTTAAATCCGCCACGTAGACATTCATAAACTGCAGGTAACTTGATTTTATCTTTGCATCAAAGGTTGAAGCTGAACGTACATATCACCAACGAGTCCTTCAAATACTCGATCAGCTTGAAAGTGAGGTATGCAGTTTGTGCCACCGAGGCATTTATCTTGACATTCTTTCACTGCAGCTAAACTACTATTGACACAATTTCCTCCACCTTCCCTATAGATGATATCAGAGCGGCAACGACTTGAAGCACCACCTGCACCTAGTGTGGTGGACATGCCTTCACCCCCACCGTTTGAGGAAGTTAACGGAGTTTATACTTCTCAAACGCATAATGAGTCAACAGACTGCATGGGATACTTTTTAGGCGAGGTTTGTATATAATAGCATTGACACATTTGAATTACCAAATTACTATAATCTGTAAGATAGCCAAGTAAGTGATGTATTATGCAGGTTATGTATCCATATAACGGCGAATCCGACACGGAATTGAATCTGTCAACCGGAGACTACATAGTTGTGCGAAAGGTTTAACCATATTCATATATGACTTTGAAGCATTTATTTTTGTTTCCTCGACTCAGTTACTAGGGTATAGAATTCGTTTGGTTCAGTTTTAAAATACCAAGATAACTAGCAAAACGAATACAAAACGAACCAAAACGAATTGGCTCGGTCGATTATTTCGGTTTTTCATGTATATTGGGTTTGGTTGGGTTGGATAATATTGAAATTCTAACCAAATTATATAACTGAATAAAAACCGAATGAACCAAGTTTGACCGGTTTCAgtcatttttttacattttactcACCCGTACTTGGCATTAATAAGTATTCGTTTTCAATATACTCTTGGCAGGTGACAAATAATGGGTGGGCAGAAGGAGAATGCAAGGGCAAAGCAGGTTGGTTTCCTTTTGCTTACATAGAAAAAAGGGAACGTGTTCTTGCCAGTAAAGTAACAGAAGTTTTCTAGACTTCTATTCTGTTTTGATTGCTGTTTCCTTTTTGTGATACAATATGTGGTATCCATCGTTGCGTTAATATATTTGTATGCGATATATAGAATAAATGCCAATTTTGTCACCGATTTGTGAATACCTTTTATatactatttattcaatttattttattttagtgacATGAGTTTATGTATCATTTTGTCATGTGCCTATAATTGTATTTCAAACttcatatattttataaactttaacaATGCTAATATAAATTCGGTATTTGTCATGAACATtatattgtaatatttttttaaaaaaatattacgtataaaattaaatataaatgatttgtGCAGAATGTATATTAGATCAAGAAGTAATGATTTTCTTGTAAAtgaacaatttttattgattattagctggttattatagcaatttgaaagttttggatttttattatacaatattctctaatttatttaattgagatTTAATTATGGATAGAAATTGTGGATTTAAGGGGGTTTAAACTTTTAATATCCTCTAATTTAATTAATgagatctaaaattttacatatggAAGTTATTGATTTAACTTGCTTAAGCCTTCAAAAATTagtaatctattttttttttcttgtcttCAGTCTAAAAGAGTTTATCTGTATGAgccaattaaatcaattttttaaatattttattttttgaattttaaataatttatttaattaaattgaactaGTCTcagaaaattataatttagttttaGTCTCTAAAAAATTTTCCTCGTCacgtaaaaaaataatatcaaatttttatgtgataattTTCGATTAAAATCTCAAATGAGTgagatttttaataaataaataaaacttttttaCCATTGACACCGCTCTTTCCACCTTCTATGTTTCTTCATTTATAGATTTCCACATACGTATATAATGGGTAAAGTATGGTCCTGATAAAACGTAAAGCAGAACAAATTAGTGAATGAATGATAAAAACTAAATTATCCCTATTGTCAGCCTGACCCGTCATTGTTCTTTTAAGTACCTACGTTCAATACTTGCATCTGGCACATTAATATGAGAATAAAACATCCAAATATTCTTTAATTACACGAAAATATTCAAAAAGAATCTGATCAAATCACACTGACACTTCAATCCAAGCAACATAATTCTATCGCATCATTATTTAGAAATCGAACTTACTAGTTATTAGGCCAGTTTGGGTTCAGGTTAACCAAAAAGATGGCGAATATGATGAAAAGCAAAACAACCTGCATTGGGTTTAAAATATACTAAGAATTAGTCGATgatttcaaattataatataaacacgattgaaaaatgtcaaaataactcACCACAAACGGAGTGTAATTGGACTGATTCTCGATTATGTATGATTTCCTGATCAAAGACAAAAAAAGAAGTTGATATATATGAGGGAACGGAAactaaaaccaaaacaaaatttaTGAGATCAGGAACAACTGCAAACCTTTTGTTTAGCACACCCGAGTCTCGGCAAGTCTTCAGGATTGAATCGAGTCGGCTCACGGTTTTTTGTGCATTAGGATCATTTTTGTCGACCTACAACGGCCAAATGCATGCATATGTTGACAATGATATGGAATTTGGAAAGGAACATGACACATCTGATGACAGTTTTCGGGGTTAGATACTTACCTTGGCTTTCAAAATGCAAGAAAAATCATAAAAAGCACCATAGACATCAGTCATTGATTTTGTTCGATCAATGACTTTCGCAGTTAAACCTGGAAATGAGGCCGAGATGAAATGAACATCGACCTGAAATACTGGACTAAAACTTAAGGTGTAAAGTTGATCGATCAAAGATCAAAGAAAACAATTCTAAAGACTATCTTACCGCGCCTCATTTTCACAACACCTCGGAAGACTTTGATGTTGTTGTAACACAAGGCTAGTGTTCCGATAGCCATGATCTAAGTATAAGCAAGACATCGAAAAAATTGGAGATGAGTTTGAATAGGACATTAATATTCGAAAACTCTGAGTTGATTTATCGCATTTCAAGCAAAAGATTAAAGACTGAAATGCAactgaatgatatgcatgaatgaaGATAACAGATGGAATAAGAATTCTCGCCAACCTGAGGGATTGCACAAAATCGGAAAATTGCAGGGTCACGTAAAGCGGACATGTATTTCAGGCAATCATCAACATGTAGTAAAGCGTTAGTGACCATGTCATTCAAGCACTGCACCGCCTTGACCGAGTTTTCCTCGTCTTTCAAGTCCTGCAGGTGAAAATATAAGTCATACACATAGGGAAGTTACTCGAATGAAATTTGGTTACAACACATACCTCAAGTTTCTTGACGTATTTACTCCAAATCTGGCGTGGCCAAAACATGCGTGACTTCGGTATTTCATTGATATCCTCTAGATAATCTCGGATAATATTTGTTTTCTGTAGTTTGGTTAGATCCAAAATACATAGTTTTAGAATCGAATCTTCAAACATTAAAATCGAAGCATGAAACACATTGGTTCATTCGTATATTGCAGAGCAAATACCTGAAGAAACAACCCCATTGAATTGGAGAGCGATTCCGGAGCCAAATCTTCTGATCCATAGGCATGGAATAGCTTGGACAAACCTAATCCGACAAGTCCGGCTACATAGTGACAATATTCATCATAGTCATCAACTGTTTCGACCTGCGAAATAAAAAGACGAGTATTCATAAGTTTTATCACGTATCGAGCAAACTTAGTGGCTAAGTCGGAGAAATCAGTTCTTTTATATGGTATGAGACAATCTAGCAGAGATTAACCAGTAATAATACGGAATATGAATAGTCAGTGCCAAGTAAATCATGATCAGAATATGAAAATATCCACATCAGTAAAACTTATTCCGGTTTTTAGATAGTTTTTGTCGAAGGGAAAACCGCGAAATTTGTCAACCAAAATATAACCGAGCCTTTCGTTCCAACCCCTCAATGGGAAAACTTGACAAGGATAATAAGTAACAAACCTCCTTGCAAATAAATTTTGCCATCCCTGCTCCCATTCTTAGTGTAATATCCTCAATTGCCTCCTGATAACTGCAATAAACAATCGAGAACTACCGATTATTTATCGAAAATTGACAACCAATAAAAACTTGATACATGAATTTAAGATAACAAATGTTAACTAACCCTTTTTCGAGTTCCAGAAAAGCAGCAGACACGTGATGAAACTGATCCATGAGAACTTTGTATTCCTTTGTACCACCTGAAATGAGAGAAAGTTATGCAACTGAAAAACGAAGAATCTATTTCAGCACAGAAAGTTTATGTTACTCTGACTcttcatttttttccaaaacaccTGTGTTTGATACCTTGTATCCAACCGATATCTGAAGACGGGTACAGTGTGTGATCGTATAAGGACTCTCCTAGTACATGGAAATCttaaaaagaagttgaatatACCTATGTCAGGCACATAGTTGCATCCGCTGCTACTCACAACTAAGTCTGAGTAACATAAGGTAACATGAGCCACTTAACATATTGCCAATGCTAAAG contains:
- the LOC107928929 gene encoding SH3 domain-containing protein 2, yielding MEAIRKQASRFREQVARQQQAVLKQFGAGGYGGSDNLITDEAELQQHQKLEKLYISTRTAKHFQRDIVRGVEGYIIIGSKQVEIETKLSEDSKKYGSENTCTSGNTLSKAALSFGRARAHMEKEHGNLLKALGTQVAEPLRAMVMGSPLEDARHLAQRYDRMRQEAESQTIEVSKRQARMREMPGNHDLVMKLESAETKLHDLKSNMSILGKEAASAMATVEGQQQRLTLQRLIAMVEAERTYHQRVLQILDQLESEMISERQRLEAPPAPSVVDMPSPPPFEEVNGVYTSQTHNESTDCMGYFLGEVMYPYNGESDTELNLSTGDYIVVRKVTNNGWAEGECKGKAGWFPFAYIEKRERVLASKVTEVF
- the LOC107928928 gene encoding squalene synthase 2 isoform X2, with translation MGSLGALMKHPDDFYPLLKLKMAARNAEKQIPSEPHWGFCFSMLHKVSRSFALVIQQLDTELRHAVCIFYLVLRALDTVEDDTSVAADVKVPILIDFYRHIYDPDWHFSCGTKEYKVLMDQFHHVSAAFLELEKGYQEAIEDITLRMGAGMAKFICKEVETVDDYDEYCHYVAGLVGLGLSKLFHAYGSEDLAPESLSNSMGLFLQKTNIIRDYLEDINEIPKSRMFWPRQIWSKYVKKLEDLKDEENSVKAVQCLNDMVTNALLHVDDCLKYMSALRDPAIFRFCAIPQIMAIGTLALCYNNIKVFRGVVKMRRGLTAKVIDRTKSMTDVYGAFYDFSCILKAKVDKNDPNAQKTVSRLDSILKTCRDSGVLNKRKSYIIENQSNYTPFVVVLLFIIFAIFLVNLNPNWPNN
- the LOC107928928 gene encoding squalene synthase 2 isoform X1 — protein: MGSLGALMKHPDDFYPLLKLKMAARNAEKQIPSEPHWGFCFSMLHKVSRSFALVIQQLDTELRHAVCIFYLVLRALDTVEDDTSVAADVKVPILIDFYRHIYDPDWHFSCGTKEYKVLMDQFHHVSAAFLELEKGYQEAIEDITLRMGAGMAKFICKEVETVDDYDEYCHYVAGLVGLGLSKLFHAYGSEDLAPESLSNSMGLFLQKTNIIRDYLEDINEIPKSRMFWPRQIWSKYVKKLEDLKDEENSVKAVQCLNDMVTNALLHVDDCLKYMSALRDPAIFRFCAIPQIMAIGTLALCYNNIKVFRGVVKMRRVFQVDVHFISASFPGLTAKVIDRTKSMTDVYGAFYDFSCILKAKVDKNDPNAQKTVSRLDSILKTCRDSGVLNKRKSYIIENQSNYTPFVVVLLFIIFAIFLVNLNPNWPNN